A genomic region of Scyliorhinus canicula chromosome 4, sScyCan1.1, whole genome shotgun sequence contains the following coding sequences:
- the LOC119965236 gene encoding proheparin-binding EGF-like growth factor isoform X2: MRVSTAATLLVLLAAVSWRTGMGAAIEGYESEATRSLRRGEKDILTILGEVIEGEPTVQTARHPPSGRTPETPEVTYKSGGNSTATEVGKGKGKRQRNNRRGKRKGKKNPCYRKYKDFCIHGECQYLKHIKEVSCRCFSGYEGARCGTFILAVEHPKDPNDNTTTLAIVAVVLSSLSLTVILVLLVLGYHRRVASYDVKNEEKIKLGNNNSH, encoded by the exons ATGAGAGTTTCCACAGCAGCAACTCTCCTTGTCCTTCTCGCCGCCG TTTCTTGGCGGACTGGGATGGGAGCGGCGATCGAAGGCTACGAGAGTGAAGCAACTCGGAGTCTCCGGAGAGGGGAGAAGGATATTCTGACCATCCTCGGAGAGGTTATCGAAGGGGAACCGACTGTGCAAACAGCCCGGCATCCACCCAGTGGCCGAACCCCTGAAACACCAGAAG TGACCTATAAATCTGGGGGAAACTCAACGGCGACTGAAGTGGGTAAAGGCAAAGGAAAACGACAAAGGAACAACAGACGTGGCAAGCGAAAGGGTAAAAAGAATCCATGCTACAGAAAATACAAGGATTTTTGCATTCATGGAGAATGTCAGTACTTGAAGCACATTAAAGAGGTATCATGCAG GTGTTTTTCAGGATATGAAGGAGCAAGATGTGGTACTTTCATTTTAGCTGTGGAACATCCAAAAGATCCAAATGACAACACCACAACTCTGGCTATTGTGGCAGTGGTGCTGTCCTCCCTTAGTCTCACTGTAATCCTTGTCCTTTTGGTTCTTGG ATATCACAGGCGAGTTGCCAGTTATGATGTAAAAAATGAAGAAAAGATTAAACTTGGGAATAATAACAGTCACTGA
- the LOC119965236 gene encoding proheparin-binding EGF-like growth factor isoform X1, whose translation MRVSTAATLLVLLAAVSWRTGMGAAIEGYESEATRSLRRGEKDILTILGEVIEGEPTVQTARHPPSGRTPETPEVTYKSGGNSTATEVGKGKGKRQRNNRRGKRKGKKNPCYRKYKDFCIHGECQYLKHIKEVSCRCFSGYEGARCGTFILAVEHPKDPNDNTTTLAIVAVVLSSLSLTVILVLLVLGLFFDRYHRRVASYDVKNEEKIKLGNNNSH comes from the exons ATGAGAGTTTCCACAGCAGCAACTCTCCTTGTCCTTCTCGCCGCCG TTTCTTGGCGGACTGGGATGGGAGCGGCGATCGAAGGCTACGAGAGTGAAGCAACTCGGAGTCTCCGGAGAGGGGAGAAGGATATTCTGACCATCCTCGGAGAGGTTATCGAAGGGGAACCGACTGTGCAAACAGCCCGGCATCCACCCAGTGGCCGAACCCCTGAAACACCAGAAG TGACCTATAAATCTGGGGGAAACTCAACGGCGACTGAAGTGGGTAAAGGCAAAGGAAAACGACAAAGGAACAACAGACGTGGCAAGCGAAAGGGTAAAAAGAATCCATGCTACAGAAAATACAAGGATTTTTGCATTCATGGAGAATGTCAGTACTTGAAGCACATTAAAGAGGTATCATGCAG GTGTTTTTCAGGATATGAAGGAGCAAGATGTGGTACTTTCATTTTAGCTGTGGAACATCCAAAAGATCCAAATGACAACACCACAACTCTGGCTATTGTGGCAGTGGTGCTGTCCTCCCTTAGTCTCACTGTAATCCTTGTCCTTTTGGTTCTTGG TCTGTTTTTTGATAGATATCACAGGCGAGTTGCCAGTTATGATGTAAAAAATGAAGAAAAGATTAAACTTGGGAATAATAACAGTCACTGA